The Candidatus Methylomirabilota bacterium genome includes the window GACCCCGACTGCAGCTCGGTGAGCCCGTCCAACTCCACGTCGATGTCGTAGGTGCCCGTCGACGCGCCGGCCACGATCTGGAGCGGTAGCCCGGCGCTCTCCAGCAGCGCGCGCGTCTCCATCAGCGGCGCCATGGCGGCCCGGGAGGCGTCCCTCCGGGCTTTCCAGCCGACCACGTGGGCGCAGTGCCCGGCATAGCCCTGCAATCCGCGCAGCCGCAGCGCGCGCTGTGCGGCCACCCGGCGGGCCAGGGCCAGCGCGGGCGCCCCGGGCGCCGCGCCGGTGCGGCGGCCGCCCACGTCGACGTCGACCAGCACGTCCAGGACGCGGCCGGCCGCGGATGCCGCCGCGGCCAGACGGTCCACGTTGTCCTCGTGGTCGACGACGACCATCGTGTCGGGCGCTTCGGCCAGCAGCCGCACCAGGCGGGTAATGGCCAGCGGCGCCACGATCTCGGTCGTGATCAGCAGGCCGCGGACGCCGGCCGCGGCCATGACTTCGGCTTCGCCGAGCTTGGCGCAGGCGACGCCCAGGGCGCCGGCGGCCACCTGGCGCCGGGCGATCTCGGGGCAGCGGTGGGTCTTGGCATGCGGGCGCAGGTGCTTGCCCGAGCGCCGGACGTGCTCGGCCATCCGGGTCAGGTTGCGCTCGAATCGGTCCAGGTCCAGGAGCAATGCGGGCGTGGGGATCTCGTCACGCATCATAGCCGGGCGCCCACTGTATCACGATGCCCGTGCTAGACTCGGCGCCATGCCCGGACGGCCGTTCCTGCAGATCCCCGGCCCCACGCTGGTTCCCGAGCGCGTCGTGCGCGCCATGTCCCAGCCGGTGATCGACCACCGGGGCCCGCGCTTCGAAGCGCTCGTCCGCGACTGCCTGGACGGTCTCAAGCGCGTGTTCCAGACCGAACGCGGCCACATCGCGCTCTTTCCCGGATCGGGCACGGGAGCCTGGGAGGCGGCGATCGTGAATACGCTCTCCCCCGGCGACCGGGTCCTGGCCTGCGTCAACGGCTTCTTCGCGGCGGGCTTCGCGCGGACCGCGGCCGCCTTCGGCCTCGACGTCGAGCGCCTGGAGGTGCCGTACGGCGCCGGCGGGCCCGTGGACCGCGTCGAGGCGCGCCTGCGCGCGGACGACGCCCGCGAGCTGCGGGCGGTGCTGATCGTCCACAACGAGACTTCGACGGGCGTCACCTCCGACGTGGCCGGCGTGAGGGCCGCGCTGCAGCGCGCCGGTCACCCCGCGCTGCTCCTCGTCGACACCGTCTCGTCGCTGGCGTCGATCGACTTTCGCTTCGATGCCTGGGGCGTCGACGTCGCGCTCACCGGACCGCAGAAGGGCCTGATGCTGCCACCGGGCATGGCGATCCTCGCGGCCGGCGATCGGGCGATCGCGGCCAGCGAGAAGGCCCGCTGCCCGCGCGCGTACTGGGACTGGCAGCCCGTGTTCGAGCGAAATCGACGCGGCCAGTTTCCCTACACCCCGGCCACCACGCTGCTCTTCGGCCTGCGCGAGTCCCTGGCCATGCTCGAGGAGGAAGGGCTGCCACAGGTGTTCGCCCGTCACGCCCGGCTGGCCGAGGCGTGCCGGCGGGCCGTGCGGGGCTGGGGGCTCGAGCTGCTCTGTCGGGACCCCGCGGCCTGCTCGAACACGATCACCGCGGTGGTGATGCCGCCCGGCACGGACGCCGACGCCGTCGTCGACCGGGCCTGGCAACGGCTCGAGCTCTCCCTGGGGCTGGGCCTGGGCGACGTCAAGGGCCGGGTCTTTCGGATCGGCCACCTGGGCAGCCTCAACGAGCTGGACTTGCTGGGAGGGCTGGCGGGTGTCGAGATGACCTTGAAGGAGCGCGGCCTGTCCTTCCGCCCCGGCGCCGGCCTCGCCGCTGCCCAGGAGTTCCTGCTCGGCTGATCCCGGTCAGCGTCCGATGGCGCGCCCGAGGTTGCGGCTCTGGATCCCGCCGGAGACCGCGTCGTCGAGGTCGGGCCGCCTCGGCGGCTCCAGCACCTGCTCGATCAGGGCCCCACGCCGCCGCGCCGCCTCCAGCTCCGTCACGACCGCGGCGACGTCGTCCTCCACCGCCTGGCCCGGCGGCCGGGGCAGCACCACGAAGCGCTTGCGCGTGAGCTGGGTCTCGAGACTGGTGACCGGCGACGCCGACTGATCAGCCGCGGCGCAGCCGCCGAGCGCCACGGCCACGCCGACGACCACGATCCCCACGCGCATCCCCGGCCTCCTCGGAGCGATAGGCTACACCCGACCGTCAGGGAGCGCTCACCTGGTCGCTGAGCTCGTTGGTGTCGTCGGGGCGGCGGGGGAAGTGAGCCTGCAGCGTTCGACCGACTTCGGCCACCGCCTCCACCAGCGCCTGCCGCGGGCGGCCCGCGCGCAAGCGCTCCACCAGGAGGTCGCGAATCCGGTCCCAGTAGCCGTCGCCGACGTGGGCGTGGACCCCCTCGTCGCCCAGGACAGCCAGCTGGTGGTCGTCCAGGGCCACGTAGATGAGCACGGCGTTGCGTTCGCGCGTGCGGTGCATGCCCAGCTCGGTGAAGACCTGGCGCGAGCGCGTCAGGGCGTCCCCCGCCGGCAGCCGCGGCTCGAGATGCACGCGGATCTCGCCCGATGTCCCCGCCTCGGCCAGGGCGATGGCCTCGCTCACCGCGCTCAGGTCGTCGTGGCTGAGCACGCGTCTGACCCAGCGTGGAGGGGAAGCCATCACCACTGCCCGCTGGCGCCACCGCCACCGAAGCTGCCGCCTCCACCCGAGAAGCCCCCGCCGCCTCCACCCGAGAAGCCGCCCCCGCCACTGCCGCCCCGCCAGCCCGGCGAGATCGGCGGCACGTACCAGCCGCGAGGTCCCCCCGTGTAACCGCGCCGGCCCGGGCCCAAGCGCCGGACGTGGCGATTACCGAAGAGCGCGGAGGCGATCATGACGATGAGGACCAGCGTGACGACGCCGAACGCCACGAAGGGCAGCCAGGCTTCGGGCGGGGTGCCCCCCCGGGCCGCCGGTGGCGCGTTGCGATTCTCGATGCGGGCGAAGACGGCATTGACCGCGCTCTCCAGGCCCGAAGCGTAGCGCCCTTCCCGAAACCGGGGCGCGATGACCTCCGAGATGATGGTGCTGGCGACGGCATCGGGCAGGACCGGCTCCAGACCGTACCCGACCTCCAGCCGCACGCGGCGCTCGGCCAGGACGACGACCAGGATCACGCCGTTGTCGAGCCCGCGCTGCCCCACCCGCCAGCGCTCGG containing:
- a CDS encoding DSD1 family PLP-dependent enzyme, producing MMRDEIPTPALLLDLDRFERNLTRMAEHVRRSGKHLRPHAKTHRCPEIARRQVAAGALGVACAKLGEAEVMAAAGVRGLLITTEIVAPLAITRLVRLLAEAPDTMVVVDHEDNVDRLAAAASAAGRVLDVLVDVDVGGRRTGAAPGAPALALARRVAAQRALRLRGLQGYAGHCAHVVGWKARRDASRAAMAPLMETRALLESAGLPLQIVAGASTGTYDIDVELDGLTELQSGSYCVMDLEYRRIGGRGGDALTDFELALTVAATVVSVPTAARAVVDAGLKAFSTDKPFPPEPVERPGISYEFAGDEHGRLTVTDPDRRPQLGERIEFFPPHCDPTFNLYDRVWVVRGPQVIDVWQIAARGRSD
- a CDS encoding aminotransferase class V-fold PLP-dependent enzyme; amino-acid sequence: MPGRPFLQIPGPTLVPERVVRAMSQPVIDHRGPRFEALVRDCLDGLKRVFQTERGHIALFPGSGTGAWEAAIVNTLSPGDRVLACVNGFFAAGFARTAAAFGLDVERLEVPYGAGGPVDRVEARLRADDARELRAVLIVHNETSTGVTSDVAGVRAALQRAGHPALLLVDTVSSLASIDFRFDAWGVDVALTGPQKGLMLPPGMAILAAGDRAIAASEKARCPRAYWDWQPVFERNRRGQFPYTPATTLLFGLRESLAMLEEEGLPQVFARHARLAEACRRAVRGWGLELLCRDPAACSNTITAVVMPPGTDADAVVDRAWQRLELSLGLGLGDVKGRVFRIGHLGSLNELDLLGGLAGVEMTLKERGLSFRPGAGLAAAQEFLLG
- a CDS encoding TPM domain-containing protein, producing MLSHDDLSAVSEAIALAEAGTSGEIRVHLEPRLPAGDALTRSRQVFTELGMHRTRERNAVLIYVALDDHQLAVLGDEGVHAHVGDGYWDRIRDLLVERLRAGRPRQALVEAVAEVGRTLQAHFPRRPDDTNELSDQVSAP
- a CDS encoding TPM domain-containing protein; its protein translation is MNDYAGLLSAADRGRLESLLTERERATGAQMVIAVFRSLEGESLEDFGIRLAERWRVGQRGLDNGVILVVVLAERRVRLEVGYGLEPVLPDAVASTIISEVIAPRFREGRYASGLESAVNAVFARIENRNAPPAARGGTPPEAWLPFVAFGVVTLVLIVMIASALFGNRHVRRLGPGRRGYTGGPRGWYVPPISPGWRGGSGGGGFSGGGGGGFSGGGGSFGGGGASGQW